The window TAGGGTAATCATCTTATGCTCTGAATTTGCGTTTTCTTGCTGCTTCAGATTTTTTCTTTCTTTTTACGCTTGGTTTTTCATAGTGTTCGCGTTTTCTTACTTCAGACAAAACACCCGCTTTTTGGCAGGAGCGTTTGAATCGACGAAGAGCACTTTCAAGCGTTTCGTTTTTACCGACTTTGATTTCAGACATCTATATCCCTCCCTCCAAAAATAATCTCGGGAAGTGCTGATAATTTACATACGCACATATAATATTATATGTATAGGTATAGATGTTGTCAATATTTTCAAGTATATTTTATAGGTTTTTTAATGAGTATTATAAAAAGAATGCATAATACTCAAAATTAGGCTTCTGGCCAGCCCATTTCTTCTCCACCTAAAAGGTGTGCATGCATATGGAATACAGTTTGGCCTGCTTTTTCACCAGTATTAAAAATTAAACGATATCCATCTTTAGAGATACCAAGCTCTTTTGCTACATCACGAACAAATGGCAGTAACCCTTCAACATAATCTGCATTCTTTTCATTAAGATGTGCAATATTAGACACGTGATTTTTAGGTACGATTAATACATGAACTTTTTTTACAGGTTGAATATCATAAAAAGCATAGAATTTATCATTTTCTAACACTTTTTTAGACGGAATTTCACCATTGATAATTTTGCAAAAAATGCAGTCACTCATAATCTAACTCCTTACTCAATAATTAAATAATTATCTTCTAAACCTACAACAGTTCCACCAACGAGATCACCAATTTTACGTGTCCCATCAGACTTAACTTTACCATTTATATATTCATTTGTTAAGCCCATATAGTATCCATTCTCTTCCTTTTCGATGAGAATCTCACCAGGCTTACCAATGCGAGATTTTGCGTATCGTTCATAACCAGATTGGCTAAGGCCATTTAAAAGTGCTACACGAGTCTTCTTAACAGCTTCTGGTACTTGATCCGCCATGGTGGCTGCAGGTGTACCCTCACGAATGGAGTATGGGAAGGCATGAATGTGCGTAAATCCAATTTCACGTACTGTATTCAATGTTTCTTCGAAGTCTTCATCAGTTTCTTGAGGGAAACCAGCAATAATATCAGTTGTAATTGATAAATCTTTAATACGAGAACGTAAACTTGTAATTAAATCTTTATATTCTTGTAATGTATAATGGCGTTTCATCAACTTTAATACATGATCAGAACCAGCTTGTAATGGTAAATGTAAATGAGGACAAACACGTTTATTGGTAGCCATTAATTCTACTAACTCATCAGAAACCTCTACGGATTCAATGGACCCGAAACGAATGCGGTATAAATTAGGAATCTCTAATAAAGCTTTTACCACATCAGCTAATGTTGGACGACCTGGTAATTCGACACCGTAATTACCCAAATGTATACCAGTTAATACGATTTCATGGAATCCATGATCTACTAAACGTTTTGCCTCTTGTACAATATCATCAACTTTACGAGATTTTAATTTTCCTCGAGTATAAGGAATGATACAAAAGGCGCAATAGTTATTACAACCTTCTTGAATTTTCATGAACGCACGAGCTTTGTCAGATTCATTACCATATAACGGCATTTCCTCGAAGTTAGATTCCTTCATGATATCCCGAACAGCATTAATTTGTCGTTCTGTAGATTCTAATTGCTCTACTAATTCAACAATTTTAGAGCGATTATTTGTACCAATAACGAGATTAACACCATCTATAGCGGCAATCGCATCTGGATCAAGCTGAGCATAACAACCAGTTACAATAACATAGGCATCTTCATTTTGACGCTTTGCCTTGCGGATTAATTGACGGGATTTCTTTTCCCCCATATTCGTTACAGAACAGGTATTAATTACATATATATCAGCTTTTTCATCGAAGTCTACCGCTTCGTAATTATTTTGTAAAAATAAACCTTTCATGGCATCTGTATCATATTGGTTTACGCGACACCCTAAGGTTGTAAAAGCAACGGTTTTCATTGCACCTCTCTATTCTTATTTAATTTATAATTCTAATTCATATCGAATCATCGCTAACGATCCAATAGCAGCAGTTTCAGCCCGTAAAATTGTATTTCCCAGCGATACTGATTTTCCACCATATTTTATAATAGCATTGATTTCCTTCTCTTGATAGCCCCCTTCAGGACCTATACAAATTAAAACATCAGTTACAGACTTATCGGAATGTAAAGTTTTAAGTACATCTTTGATAGTCTGACCTGCTTCATTTTCATAGGCTACCAATTTCAACGCCTCAGATTCAATGTCTAATGCTTGTAAAAGCGTCTCTCCTACTACTAGTGTAGGCAAGTGATTTCGTCCACA of the Veillonella parvula genome contains:
- the rpsU gene encoding 30S ribosomal protein S21; the protein is MSEIKVGKNETLESALRRFKRSCQKAGVLSEVRKREHYEKPSVKRKKKSEAARKRKFRA
- the mtaB gene encoding tRNA (N(6)-L-threonylcarbamoyladenosine(37)-C(2))-methylthiotransferase MtaB translates to MKTVAFTTLGCRVNQYDTDAMKGLFLQNNYEAVDFDEKADIYVINTCSVTNMGEKKSRQLIRKAKRQNEDAYVIVTGCYAQLDPDAIAAIDGVNLVIGTNNRSKIVELVEQLESTERQINAVRDIMKESNFEEMPLYGNESDKARAFMKIQEGCNNYCAFCIIPYTRGKLKSRKVDDIVQEAKRLVDHGFHEIVLTGIHLGNYGVELPGRPTLADVVKALLEIPNLYRIRFGSIESVEVSDELVELMATNKRVCPHLHLPLQAGSDHVLKLMKRHYTLQEYKDLITSLRSRIKDLSITTDIIAGFPQETDEDFEETLNTVREIGFTHIHAFPYSIREGTPAATMADQVPEAVKKTRVALLNGLSQSGYERYAKSRIGKPGEILIEKEENGYYMGLTNEYINGKVKSDGTRKIGDLVGGTVVGLEDNYLIIE
- a CDS encoding histidine triad nucleotide-binding protein — translated: MSDCIFCKIINGEIPSKKVLENDKFYAFYDIQPVKKVHVLIVPKNHVSNIAHLNEKNADYVEGLLPFVRDVAKELGISKDGYRLIFNTGEKAGQTVFHMHAHLLGGEEMGWPEA